Proteins encoded within one genomic window of Candidatus Zixiibacteriota bacterium:
- a CDS encoding glycosyltransferase yields MKLRMDSKPDIVCIATQDWNDLWTRKQRFMKRFSEEGFRVLFVETQVHWITYIREFRHRINRAFKFMKGATAVKENLWVATPPLVLPFFQMNTFICKLNSLLLSWFIKRQIRRLGFNDPVIYSYTPYSGYLMRRLKSSRKLYECVDEFVIDKGMVRKETVARLERDTILQSDAMVATAPFLLERKGSMAKRTYLIPNAADIDHYRGVNLDNVKPNDEITNIPGPIVGFLGSVAYWIDLELIAYVAEKLPHYSFVFVGPAHVDTSRLSGYDNVFFLGRKTFDELPSYIAAFDVCMNPYILDDVASGCSPLKLYEYMAAGKPIVSVRMPEAEKFVDLVEIADSYEEFAQKIEWLISRNKTWKRDFAERAWTESQNHTWGKRFEQTMTVFEECFNENRN; encoded by the coding sequence GTGAAACTGAGAATGGACTCCAAACCAGACATCGTCTGCATCGCTACACAGGATTGGAACGATCTCTGGACTCGAAAGCAGAGATTCATGAAGCGCTTCTCCGAAGAAGGATTTAGAGTCCTCTTCGTCGAAACTCAGGTTCACTGGATTACCTACATTCGCGAATTCCGACACAGAATCAACCGAGCGTTCAAGTTTATGAAGGGCGCCACTGCAGTGAAGGAGAACCTTTGGGTTGCCACTCCACCGCTGGTGCTGCCCTTCTTTCAGATGAACACTTTCATTTGCAAGCTCAACAGCCTGCTGCTGTCGTGGTTCATCAAGCGTCAGATTCGCAGGCTCGGATTCAATGATCCGGTAATCTACAGCTATACGCCCTATTCCGGTTACCTCATGCGAAGGTTGAAATCGTCGCGAAAACTTTATGAATGTGTCGATGAGTTTGTAATCGACAAAGGCATGGTCAGAAAAGAGACAGTCGCCAGGCTCGAACGAGACACAATCCTTCAGAGTGATGCCATGGTCGCAACTGCCCCGTTTCTGTTAGAGAGAAAGGGCAGCATGGCAAAGAGAACATATCTGATACCGAATGCGGCCGACATCGATCACTACAGAGGAGTAAACCTCGACAATGTCAAACCCAACGATGAAATCACCAATATCCCGGGACCGATTGTCGGTTTTCTCGGTTCGGTGGCATACTGGATCGACCTAGAGCTGATCGCCTATGTTGCGGAGAAACTTCCGCACTATTCGTTTGTATTCGTCGGTCCGGCGCATGTCGATACGTCAAGACTCTCTGGGTATGACAACGTATTTTTCTTAGGTCGCAAAACGTTCGATGAACTGCCCTCTTACATCGCAGCCTTTGACGTTTGCATGAATCCCTACATCCTCGATGATGTCGCTTCAGGATGCAGTCCTTTGAAGCTTTATGAGTATATGGCAGCAGGCAAACCGATCGTGTCGGTCAGAATGCCTGAAGCTGAGAAGTTTGTCGATTTGGTGGAGATTGCCGACTCCTATGAGGAGTTTGCTCAGAAGATCGAATGGCTGATATCAAGAAACAAAACATGGAAACGCGATTTTGCCGAAAGGGCATGGACCGAATCGCAGAATCACACATGGGGAAAGAGATTCGAGCAGACCATGACGGTGTTCGAAGAGTGTTTCAATGAAAATAGGAATTAA